Below is a genomic region from Saccharomyces eubayanus strain FM1318 chromosome XV, whole genome shotgun sequence.
AATCCTTTGCAACTTTCTGTAGAAGTCCCTAATTCAAGTGGATTACAGCATACAATTGTGCTTTCTCGAACCAAGCCCAAACTATATTCACACATCACATTATTTATACTTCCTAATGTGACCTTTCCACAGGATTTTGTAGCCACGGTTTATTTTAAATTGAGCCCTcaagaagaattcaaattgtttGGATATTTGAGCGGAGAGAAACCTAGTGCAATATTCAAAGTGCAAATACCGAGCTCCAAGAGAGAACCTGGAGAAGCAAGTGATGGATTGGGGGAGATAGACATGGATGTGGACGATGGTTCGGGAGCTAATGACATGTCAGCAGATGGCAACGGTAGTAATAATATATCAGAATTGATTATTGGTATTTCCATTGAGCCTCGAGAGCAAGGGATGATGAAGCTAGAAGAGTGGAAGGCTAGTATGAATGGAGAAGCacaaaagaacaattcATTGGTTCTGTCGAGACCTAATTTGGGAGTAATTAGAAATATTACCACAGCGGGACAATTAGCACAGGTGTACCCCTCTTTGACACAAGAATTGGCCGCGAAGATTGTACAACATGCATATAACTATCTCTCGGGCTTCCTTGATAGTCAGGGCAATGTGCCCATTAAAAGATTCGATACGTGGTGGGACAAATTCAAGAACAGACTTGCCAATGACGGGACGTTTTTAGATGAAGTAACCAAAAATTAGGCGGgaatatacaaatatatatatacgtacTACTTATGCAATGACGATAAATCACAATTCATCTCTGAAATTCTTGATTCTGTGGGCCATAGGATTTCCAAAAAGCAAGTGCCTGCTGTCGATGAGTTTCTTATCGAATGAGTCTTGTTCAACGTCTCTTTCTTGTAGCCCATTTTCCAGATTGGATTGTCTGTGTTCGCTTTGTTGTGCTAACCAATTCAGGAAATCTTTGTTAATGGTGATATCATTCTTGAAtacctttttcaaattgtaCAAGGTCTCAAAGAAAGTTCTCGTGTGCAGCTCGTCTATGTCCTTGTTCTGGACCATTTCTTGAAACGCACTTGCCCATTCTTGCAAATTTTGTGACCAGTTTTCTGAATCCCTTTTATACAATGCTAGATTCGTGACTTCGTCTTCCTTCACGtctgttttgaaaatcttgcTAATTAGCTCCAAGACTTTTATTTGCAACTGTTTGTCCCCACTGTTTTCGTCATAAATACTTTGTAAGACTGTTGTAGAATATAGGGGAAAATCCTGGGACGTTATGGGTAGCTCGTTTAAAATGGATAAATATCTCTTGATCAAGATATTCGAGAATTTATGGTTGGAATTATTCAACTTTGACAAAGTGGCCATTATTTGGCTTTTTAAACTCGAAAAATTCACACTGATATATTCCACCACAGGTGGGTTATTTCTCACGCAACTTGTAATGACTCTAGTGCTTAGCTCTCTTAACGTTAGGGGTAATTCTTCGTTAAGACTGACGTTGGCTAAAAGGGGAAATTCATGGACAATGATTTTATAGCCGTGCTTGTAATCATGAGCAAACTCCATTACTCTATCGAACGTATCTTCCAGTACAGTGATATCGTGTGGAGATAAGGTCGAATGGGAGTCGAGGATGCttctaatttcttgaaaatcgCTGGAAAACTCGTAGTTATCGGTAGATGGTTCCGTGTTTTCCGATGAAACAACTAAGTCATATGTGCTGTTTTCACCTTCACTGTCATCATCGTTTAATTTTGCCTCTTTCGAGCCAGTTTCCATGTTGATTCTTATATCCAAGCCACCAGGCAGTTCTTGGCCCGGTAGTATGGGCTGCCAATCGTAACGAGGTTCGAAGATCTTCGGATAGCAACGGCCGTTGCCACAGATCGAATTACCTGAGATCTCCAGGTTTCCAGTATCGTCCACAGACATGGTTTCACTTCGAGGGTACACCGGCTGTATTATAGATTGAGATATTGTGCTCGCCACCAATTCCAAAGATAAAGCAGTTAAAACGACGGGAAGGACTCGGACCATGTTAAGCTTGTGTTTTTTGTGAGTGATTCTCGGTAGTTGTAATTCCCAATCGTTCGAAAATAGGTCTATATAGGTGCCAAGATGTGCTCGCAACTACGTGGCCTTTTCATTCAGCCTGGTCATTCTTATCTACTATGCTCGGTTACCCGAAACTGCATCTTAACTTGGATCTATCGACCCTTCCTTAACGGCCAGAACATCTCATCTGCTATTGGCATTGTGAATAGCTCACTGTCTTCAACCTCTAAATGTACCTTTCATTCATAGTTACGTTCCCGCTACGAAACTGCTTTGTATATAACAAGATTCTTATATGCATCTATATACCGTGCCACAGTGAGCACCCCTACTGATGTCTGGCTTCGGTCGGCAACAAGCCGGTCGCTTTCCATAATCCCACCACTGTCTTGTCTCTTTTGCCTTTGTGTCTTATCGTCTGtcgttgttttcttttgacgATTATTCttcgagaaaaaaactccgcacaagaatttttcatttttttcgttgCTTGTACACTATAAATAGGTAGGTCCCTGAATTGATCTGTCAACTGTGCTACATTCCATAAATAGCATTTAACAATTGGCTGAAACAAGCATTATACATCCGCTCGCTATACACATAGATAGACACACAGCTATGCTACTACGTTCTTTAACAGGTGCTCTTGCCTTGGGTGCCGGTTTGGCCCAGGCTGCAAGCAGCAACAGCTCTACTCCCTCCATCACGGTTAAGGGCAACGCCTTCTTTAACTCCGAGTCAGGCGAAAGATTCTATATTCGTGGTGTTGACTACCAGCCTGGTGGTTCTTCTAACTTGACCGATCCCTTGGCTGACTCCGCTGTGTGTGACAGAGACGTCCCcgttttgaaagatttagGAATCAATACCGTCAGAGTTTATACTGTAGACAACTCACAAGACCATTCTCACTGTATGAAACTGCTCCAGGAAAACGGCATCTACTTGATCCTGGACGTCAACACTCCCACTAGTGCCATCTCTCGTAACGATCCCTCTTGCTCCTACAACGCAGACTACTTACAAAGCGTGTTTGCTACAGTGGACACCTTTGCTGACTACGATAATGTGCTAGGGTTCTTTGCTGGTAACGAAGTCATCAATAGCGTCAACACAACCAATACAGCAACCTACGTCAAGGCCGTGGTYAGAGACATCAAGAAATACATCAAGGCTAGAAAATACAGACAGATTCCTGTTGGTTATTCAGCTGCTGATATCGTAGCTAACAGGCAATTGTCTGCTGAGTATTTCAACTGTGGCGATGATGCGGATGCCAGAATAGATATGTTTGGTGTTAACGATTATTCTTGGTGTGGTGAATCTTCATTCGTTGTGTCTGGTTATGCCACCAAGATGAAATTATACCAAGATTATTCAGTTCCTGTCTTTTTGAGTGAATTTGGCTGTAATCAAGTCAAGACCTCCCGTCCTTTCACGGAAATCGAAGCTATATATTCCACTCAAATGTCTTCTGTGTTCTCTGGTGGGTTAGTCTACGAATATTCCAACGAAACTAACAACTATGGGCTGGTTCAAATCAATGGTGACAAAGTCACTAAATTAacagattttgaaaacttgaAGAACGAATACAGCAAAGTCTCTGATCCCCAAGGTGATGGTGGTTACAGTACTTCTAACAACTACTCTAGCTGTCCTGACTACGAAAAGGGGGTTTGGGAAGCTAACAATACCTTGCCCGCTATGCCAAGTGCTGCTTCTGCCTATTTCAAGTCAGGAGCAGGTTCTCCAATGGGAACTGGAATTGCCACACAACAAAGCTGTGATTctgacgatgatgaagacagTGACGATAgctcctcttcctcttcttctgcctCATCTTCAAGCTCTTCCGAGTCATCGTCGTCTACTTCAGAAGCCTCTTCATCTGCGGCCTCCACTAGTGATGCAAGCGTGGTGAAATCTGCTTCATCTGCTACATCCTCTAGCCAATCTTctacaaaatcaaaaggTGCAGCCGGGATAATTGAGATTCCATTAATTTTCCGTGCTTTAGCTGAAATTCATAACTTGATCTTATAAGTTTTTTGCTCTCGTCCTTCATTTCTTCCAGTTAACGTTACTTACCCTTAAAGTTCTTCAGGTAAAATTACCATTGATACCATTATAAAACTTCACATGtataaatacatatatatatatatatatagacCTATAAGCACTCTTTATGTTCTCACTTTGTTTTGGTCAAAACACATACTATTCTAAAACGTGTTTATCCATCTTGTGTAACGCATCCTTTACGCTTTGTAACTCCACTTTCTGTCCACTAACGCGCAATCCAGAAGCAACGTTCTCCAGGATTAACGAGACGGAGGCCGGATCATCTGTATTGATCGGTTCTTGGAGACTTTTATTCTTCTGCATATGTTGacgaattttttgatatgtGCAACTGATTGGTATATAGTCATTTGCATTGGAAGCCACATCCGATGGGGTATTCTTGGCGTTGCCTATTTCAGGCAACTTAATCAGACTATAATTCATATCAGTTTGTTGTTTATTGGCATTCGCTGGCACTGAACTACTGGCAGAACAGCAACTTGAACTACGTCTGTTAGAAAGCGATTGGCAGAAATTCATACTGTTAGGGTCTGATCTACATTGTTTACAGCTCCCAGGTATCCATGATCCATCCTCTATGGTGATGGGTTTGTTCTCACTATCATCGATTTCCTtgtctctttctttgtctttacAGCAGGTTGGTACCGGTCTCTTACCATccaattttattttcttacTTGCAAAACATCCCGGAGCCAAAGTGGGTGCAATGGTATTGTCCTGCCCACAACACTCAGTTGGTTCTaccatttgtttcttctcaCAGaattttgtcttcttgtttgCGTTGGTGCTGCTACTACATAAAGACGACGGTGGACTCGTATGGCCGTCGAGAGATGAGTTCCTTGAACTAAACTGTTTACTGCTAGGATATTGGTATTCATTAACTGTTTCAATCTCTGATAAAGACTGATCCGTTGATATTGTGGAAATTTGTGATGTTAAAGGAGCTTCATCggctttccttttcttcagatttACAGCACCCATTGGCTTGAAATTCTCTATCATTTCTGTTATCGAAACGGGGTTTTCTGCCAAATTTTGGGCATTTGATTGTGGTTGCTGAAATTGAGTATTCGTAAACCAAGGCGACGTTCTTTGTAATTCGCTATTTAGTGCTAGCGATGAATGcagctttttcttcgtaTCACGTAGCTCGAATTCCAACAGTTTGTATTTCTTATGCCAAGTGTCAACCAAATTTTGTAACTTCTCCACTTTGTCCTCTAGAACTTGAATCCTGGTTGTCCTACGTTCCCTATATGCTCTTTGAGCGTCTCTATTTTGCTTCCTTCGTTTTTCTACGTTATCAACACCGTTTTCATCGCCACTTGCAATCGTGTTTACCTCTTTATCTCCATCATCTTTCGTCAGTTCGTGCTCACAGTCAGCTGTAATCATCTGCCCTTTCTGATTACAGGTTGGGGCCTTTTTTAACTTGAATGACGGCTTCTTGTTAGCCAACGCTTCAGCACGTTTGTACTTCGGCTTACGTCCGGGTTTCAGCCGCTGAGGCAACTCCCAGTTCTTGGATAGCTTAATAGATGGCATTTCTGATGTATTTTCATCCGGAGATGATGGGGGTGGAGAcgaagaggatgaagatCCGTGTCTAGGCTCTAATTTAAAGCACTTGGGCTTTACGCTAACCGCTACAAcagttcttctttgacTCATGGTTCATCGAAAGTGTTCTCGAATGGCAGAATATGAACACTCGGTTGGTGATCTAGCGTCTATTTCAAGGATGGCTCAACAGAAGGAGCAGAGCAAAGTGTCAATAATACAACTATGGAAACTGAGCTTAAATGAACCTTCAAAGCTCTTACAACTGATGTGTATAGATCGGAGCAAAGAAGTAGCAACCGTGCTTGTTTTCTACGAATGGCGAagtgttgtttttttctgcatTCTGCTCTCTTCATCTTACAGTATATTACTAATTTTCTCTCGAGCAGCTTTAGTGAGGGCATGCcgatgaaaaattcaccGATATATGACAAAACGGCACATGAGAATGCTGATTAAGGAGTCATCTGAAAAGGACCCTAGTggattaaaaaaatatacaggTCttgtaaaagaagaataaagtGATAAGTTAGATAGGTTGTGTATTATATACATGCATAATAATTTAGTTCTGGGAGCAATGTTCGGCTGCGGCTGAGTGTAGTGTTTATGTCTCTCCTAGGCCTTTTGATCCAATGATTAAACAATCATTGCCTTAATTAATTGGGGTATAATGAtgttcgtttttttttgttgttgttgttttcgaCCTTTCCTTTGTTATTAATCTTTCTTTACAACAGAAGTCTTTGCAGCTTGATCGGCTGGGATAGGGGGCACAGACTTAGCTTCTTCCTCCTCGTCTAAATTGATATCATCAGGGACGTGTTCTCTCGAAGCTCTTTGCTTggcttcctcttcttcctttttgattagttcttcttgttccttcAAGACGTTtaatttgaattcattgTCGTCAGAGGTCTTCTTCTCGCTCGTCTCGGCGGTTTCAGCGGAATCAGCAGTGGCGGTTTCCTGCTTTTCTTCTGCTTGGGCCTCAGTCATAGTtgtttcttccttttcgttGATTTTGACTAGCTTAGGAGCGACTGCGGGGCTGGTGGTGACTAATGTAGCGTCCTTAGATGTAGTATCTTTATTCGGTATGGCggtttcttttggtttaactgcttcttcttctccttcttccttggccttcttttcagcagcCTGCTTTTCAGCTTCAGTT
It encodes:
- the GAS5 gene encoding 1,3-beta-glucanosyltransferase, with product MLLRSLTGALALGAGLAQAASSNSSTPSITVKGNAFFNSESGERFYIRGVDYQPGGSSNLTDPLADSAVCDRDVPVLKDLGINTVRVYTVDNSQDHSHCMKLLQENGIYLILDVNTPTSAISRNDPSCSYNADYLQSVFATVDTFADYDNVLGFFAGNEVINSVNTTNTATYVKAVVRDIKKYIKARKYRQIPVGYSAADIVANRQLSAEYFNCGDDADARIDMFGVNDYSWCGESSFVVSGYATKMKLYQDYSVPVFLSEFGCNQVKTSRPFTEIEAIYSTQMSSVFSGGLVYEYSNETNNYGLVQINGDKVTKLTDFENLKNEYSKVSDPQGDGGYSTSNNYSSCPDYEKGVWEANNTLPAMPSAASAYFKSGAGSPMGTGIATQQSCDSDDDEDSDDSSSSSSSASSSSSSESSSSTSEASSSAASTSDASVVKSASSATSSSQSSTKSKGAAGIIEIPLIFRALAEIHNLIL
- a CDS encoding YAP7-like protein, translated to MSQRRTVVAVSVKPKCFKLEPRHGSSSSSSPPPSSPDENTSEMPSIKLSKNWELPQRLKPGRKPKYKRAEALANKKPSFKLKKAPTCNQKGQMITADCEHELTKDDGDKEVNTIASGDENGVDNVEKRRKQNRDAQRAYRERRTTRIQVLEDKVEKLQNLVDTWHKKYKLLEFELRDTKKKLHSSLALNSELQRTSPWFTNTQFQQPQSNAQNLAENPVSITEMIENFKPMGAVNLKKRKADEAPLTSQISTISTDQSLSEIETVNEYQYPSSKQFSSRNSSLDGHTSPPSSLCSSSTNANKKTKFCEKKQMVEPTECCGQDNTIAPTLAPGCFASKKIKLDGKRPVPTCCKDKERDKEIDDSENKPITIEDGSWIPGSCKQCRSDPNSMNFCQSLSNRRSSSCCSASSSVPANANKQQTDMNYSLIKLPEIGNAKNTPSDVASNANDYIPISCTYQKIRQHMQKNKSLQEPINTDDPASVSLILENVASGLRVSGQKVELQSVKDALHKMDKHVLE
- the OPI10 gene encoding Opi10p, which translates into the protein MFAAIASGNPLQLSVEVPNSSGLQHTIVLSRTKPKLYSHITLFILPNVTFPQDFVATVYFKLSPQEEFKLFGYLSGEKPSAIFKVQIPSSKREPGEASDGLGEIDMDVDDGSGANDMSADGNGSNNISELIIGISIEPREQGMMKLEEWKASMNGEAQKNNSLVLSRPNLGVIRNITTAGQLAQVYPSLTQELAAKIVQHAYNYLSGFLDSQGNVPIKRFDTWWDKFKNRLANDGTFLDEVTKN
- the SIL1 gene encoding Sil1p, with amino-acid sequence MVRVLPVVLTALSLELVASTISQSIIQPVYPRSETMSVDDTGNLEISGNSICGNGRCYPKIFEPRYDWQPILPGQELPGGLDIRINMETGSKEAKLNDDDSEGENSTYDLVVSSENTEPSTDNYEFSSDFQEIRSILDSHSTLSPHDITVLEDTFDRVMEFAHDYKHGYKIIVHEFPLLANVSLNEELPLTLRELSTRVITSCVRNNPPVVEYISVNFSSLKSQIMATLSKLNNSNHKFSNILIKRYLSILNELPITSQDFPLYSTTVLQSIYDENSGDKQLQIKVLELISKIFKTDVKEDEVTNLALYKRDSENWSQNLQEWASAFQEMVQNKDIDELHTRTFFETLYNLKKVFKNDITINKDFLNWLAQQSEHRQSNLENGLQERDVEQDSFDKKLIDSRHLLFGNPMAHRIKNFRDEL